DNA sequence from the Streptomyces sp. NBC_01497 genome:
GTGTCGGGTCCGGACCTGTCCAGGTCCGGTCCGGACCTGCCGGTGTCTGCTTCCGGCCTGCCGATGTTGGTTCCGGACCTGCCGGTGTCTGCTCCCGACTTGCCGGTGTCGGGTCCGGACCTGTCCAGGTCCGGTCCGGACCTGCCGGTGTCTGCTTCCGGCCTGCCGATGTTGGTTCCCGACCTGCCGGTGTCGGCCTTCCGCCGTCTGCGGGAGCGGGCTCCTCGGTGGTTGTCGCCGCGTCAGGTCCTGTGCTGCGTCCCGATCGTGGTGATCGGCTACTGGATGTTCGCGCACTGGCCGCTGATCGCCGGTGGTGCCCGGCAACTGCTGACCGCCAACGTCTACTGGCTGCTCGCCGCGGTCGGCGCCACCGCGCTCGGCTGGGTCGCGGTGTCGCTCGCGCGGCAGGGCACCGTGCTGGAACCCCTCCCGGCCGGACGGCTGTTCGCCACGCAGTTCGCGGCGGGAGCGGCGAACCACCTGCTTCCCGCCGGTCTCGGCGCGGGCGCGGTCAACCTGCGCTTCCTGCGCAAGTGCGGCCTGCCGCTCGGCCGTTCATCCGCCGCGCTCGCGCTCTATCTCCTCTGCGAGTCGGTCGGGCGCTGCCTCCTGCTGCTGGTGCTGCTCGCCGCCTTCCCCGACGCGCTGGACCTGGGCGCTCTGCACCTCGGGCAGCGGCTGCCCGCCGGGCTCCTGCTGCCCGTCGTGCTCGGGGCGGCCGGCCTCGTCGGAGTGCTCTGCCTCGTGCTGGTGCTGCTGCCTTCGCTGCGGCGCGTCATCCGTACGTTCCTCGCGACGGCGTTCACCGACATCCGCTCCCTGCACGCGCGGCCGTCGCGTGCGCTCGCCCTGTGGTGCGGCTCGCTCGGCTTCCCCGCCCTCCAGGCGGCGGGGCTCGTGACGGTGGCGCTCGCGCTGCGGGTGCCCGTACCGGTGCTGCATGTGGCGATCGCCTACCTGGCGGCGAGTGTCGCCGCGGCGCTGGTCCCGATGCCGGGCGGCCTCGGTTCCGTCGACGCGGCGCTCGTCGTGGCGCTCGTGACGACCGGCGCGTCCGTCCCGGTGGCGACCTCCGCCGTGCTGGGCTTCCGCATCATCACCGTCTGGCTGCCCCTCGTCCCGGCCGCACTGACACTGGGCGCCCTGGTCCGCCGGCGTGTCGTGTGACCGCTCCGGCACCGGCACCGCGCCCCGCCGTCGACCCTCGACGATCAGCCGCGGGCGGCGCGGTCCGGTGTCCCCCGTTCGGGCGCCCGCCGGTTCAGGCGCCCAAGGGGATGCTCAACCGCTGCGCAGCGCTGTCTCGGGCGTGGCGGCGGCGGGCCCTGTCGCGGGTTGCGCTTCCGGCTCGGCGGAAGCCGCCTCCTGATCGGCGTTGAGGTCGCGCAGCATCGACTTCGTGAAGCCGAAGTAGTACGTGGCGACGAAGCCCACCAGATAGCCCACGACCAGCCCCGCCGCGTACACGGAGATCATCACGCCCAGGCCGTGGTTGCCGCGGAGAAGCGGGAACAGCGCCCAGCCCGAGGGCCCGATCGCCGTCGAACCGACCGCGTCGCCCAACTGGTTGAACAGCCCGACGACCCCGCCGCCGAACGCCCCGCCCACGCACGCCGTGATGAACGGGCGGCCGAGTGGCAGCGAGACACCGTAGATCAGCGGTTCGCCGACGCCCAGGAACCCGGCGGGCAGCGCCGACCTGATGGTCCGGCGGATCGACGCGTTGCGCGGCAGCCTGAGGTAGACCGCCATGGCCGCGCCGACCTGGCCCGCGCCGGCCATCGCGAGGATCGGCAGCAGGACCGTGTAGCCCTGCTGCTGGATCAGCGTGGTGTGGATCGGGATCAGGGCCTGGTGCAGGCCCAGCATCACCAGTGGCAGGAACAGCCCGCCGAGCACGAATCCGGCCGCGGCGCCGCCGTTGGCGAGCAGCCAGGTGGCGAAGTCCCCGATGCCGGTGGCCACCTCGCCCGCCGCGTACATGAGGCCGTAGAGGGTGACGAGCCCGGCCACCAGGACCGTCAGCGTCGGTGTGAGCAGCACGTCCAGCGCCTCGGGCACCCACCTGCGGCACCATTTCTCGACGGCGACGGCCAGCAGCGCCGCCCCGAGCGCTCCGAGGACGCCGCCCTGGCCCGGTGCCAGCTTCTGGCCGAACGCGTCGACGTTGGTGACCCCGGGGAAGACCGTGATGGCCGCGACCGCGCCGCCGAGCACCGCGGTGCCGCCGAATTCCTTCGCCGTGTTGTAGCCGACGAAGACGGCGATCAGCGACATGAAGCCGGACGCCAGCGCCGCCAGCGCGGGTACCACCGACGGCAGCCAGTGCAGGTTGGTCAGCAGGCCGTTGAGTCCGGAGATGATGCCGCAGCCGATCAGTGCCGGGATCAGCGGGACGAAGATGTTCGCGACCCGGCGCAGGAACAGTTTGAACGGCGTCGCGTTCTTCGCCTTCCTGGCCGCGCGCATCTGCGCTCCCTGTGCCGCCAGCTGGTCCGCGCTGGGCGCGGCCCCGCCGGGGACGTCCGCCGCCCCCGGGGCGGCCGCGCCCGGCTCCGCGGACGGCGCCGCCGTGGTCGCGGCGGGCGTCGCCGCCTCGGTGTCCCCGGCGATCAGCGACTCGAACTCGGGGGTGACCCGGGCGACCGCGCCGGGGCCGAGGACGATCTGGTACGTGTCGTCCTCGACCACGCCGAGCACGGCGGGCAGGGCCTTCAGCGCCTCGTCCTGGACGAGGGAGCGGTCGCGCAGGCCGAGTCTGAGCCGGGTCATGCAGTGGGCGACGGAGGTGACGTTCGCTGCGCCGCCGATCAGCGGAAGGATGGCCTCCGCCGTCGCGCGGTTCTTGTCAGTTGCCATGGTGCCTGGTGCCTTGCTGTGCGAAGTGGTTCGGACGTACAGGTCACCCCGTCAGGGGCCTGGATGCCTGGAGCGCCGCGCGCAGATGGCCGCGGGACTCCGTCAGGAGCGAGGCGGCCGTGCGGCCGTCGACGCCACCGAGGATGGTGAGGATCGCGTTCTTCACCTCCCCGTCGGTGGCGGCGAGCGCGGCCTCGATCTCGGCGTCGGACGCCCCGGTGGCCAGCGCGACGATGCGGCGGGAGCGGGCGCGCAGCTTCTCGTTGGACGCCCGGACGTCGACCATGAGGTTCCCGTAGGTCTTGCCGAGCCGGATCATCGTGATCGTCGAGATCATGTTGAGCACGAGCTTCTGCGCCGTGCCCGCCTTGAGCCGGGTGGAGCCGGTGATCAGCTCGGCGCCCACGACCACCTCGATGCCGTGGTCGGCCGCCGCGGCGAGGGCGCTGTCCGCGTTGCAGGACAGACCCACGGTCAGGGCGCCGAGCGAGCGCGCGTGCTCCACCGCACCGATCGCGTACGGCGTCCTGCCGGAGGCGGAGACGCCGACCACCGCGTCGTCGGGGCCGACCCGCAGAGCGCCGAGGTCCGCCGCCGCCAGCTCCTTGGAGTCCTCCGCGCCCTCGACCGAGGTCACCATGGCGCCCGGTCCGCCCGCGATCAGGCCGACCACCTCGCCCGGGTCGGTGTTGAACGTCGGCGGGCACTCGCTCGCGTCCAGCACGCCGAGCCGCCCCGCCGTGCCCGCGCCCGCGTAGATCAGCCGGCCGCCGCGCCCGGCACGCTCCGCGATCGCGTCGATGGCCTGCGCGATCACCGGCAGCGCTCCCGCGATCGCGGTGGGAACCGTGGCGTCCTCGCCGTTCATGAGACGGGCGATCTCCGCCGTGGGCAGCCGGTCGATCTCGGCGAGGTCGGCGCGGAACGCCTCTGTGGTCAGGGTCTCCAGCTGCGCGCGGAGGTCTCCGTACGGCGCGGGCGCGGGCGTTGAGGTCATCTGGTGCGGCTCTTTCTCGGGGCGCGGAGGGTCGGGGTGTGGGGGCGGGGCGCACGGCGTGCCGTCGGCCAACGGGTACGCCGCAGGCGTCGTCGGACCGCTGGGCGGCCGGACGGCGCTCCGGTGGGTCGGTGCGAGGGGTGCGAGCGGTGCGGGGAGTGGTGAGGGGGCAGTGGGGCTCGGGCCGGCCCGGCTCAGGGGTGCCGGCGGAGGGGGTCCGGGTCCCGGCGCGCTGGGTTCAGCGGGTGCCGCGCGGGCTGTGCCGGTGGGCCAGCGCCTCGTACGAAGCGGACAGCGCGGGTGCCGCCGTCTCGTACGTCCGCTGGGCGACGCCTATGAACAGGCAGTCCACGACGAGCAGCTGACTCGTACGGCTGGACATGGCCGCCGGGCGCAGTTCGCTCTCCCGTGCCGTTGACGTCGTCAGCACATGGTCGGCGTACTGCGTCACCGGGCTGTCCGGCCTGCCGGTGATCGCGACCGTCGTCGCGCCCCGGTCGAAGGCGACCCGCAGTGGCTCTATGACATCGCCCGTCGAGCCCGAATGGGTGATCGCTATCGCCACGTCGCCTGAGCGGAGCTGCACCGCGTTGGTCACGGCGAGGTGCGGGTCGGTGTGCGCGTGGGCGATGAGGCCGATGCGCAGCAGCTTCTGGGCCAGGTCCATCCCCACCAGCGAGGAGGCGCCCACGCCGTAGATGTCGATTCTGCGGGCGGTCACCGCGGCGGAGATCACGGCCCCCAGCTGCGTCGTGTCCAGGGAGGCGGCCGTGTCGGCGAGCGTCTGCTGCTCGTCGTACGCGAGCTTGGCGACGACGTCGGCGATCGAGTCGTCGACCGCTATGTCGGCGGTGACCGCGGGGGAGCGGCCGGACTGCTGCTGGGCCGCGAGGCCGGCGAGGGCGAGGCGCAGATCCCGGTATCCGGGATATCCGAGGAGGCGCGACGTGCGCACGACCGTGGCCTCGCTCGTCCCGGTGAGTTCGGCGAGTCCGGTGACCGTCAGGGCGGCGCAGCCCGCGGGGTCGCCCGCGACAGCCTCCGCGACCAGCTGCATGGAGCGGGTCATGGACGGCGCGAGCGTGCGCACCTTGGCGGCGAGGGCCGCCGGTGCGGGCGGGGTGTTACCGCTGAAAATTTCCTTCAGGTCATTGGCCACCATTGAAAGATATTTTCGGTCCGTGCGGGCAGTCAACCCCCCTTTCCCTCCCTGTGGACAACCGTCGTGCCCAGTGTGTCCGCCGTTCGGGTCACAATGGCGGGATGGACGAGGTGAACCCGTTGGAGCAGGCGCTGCACGCGGCCCGCGCGCTGGTCATGGCCGATCTGGCCGCGAGCGACGTCAGGGGCGCCGAGACCGTCTCGCTCGTCGAGGAGGCGGTGGCCCACCGCAGATGGTGGGTCGAACAGTGGCCGGACGGTGCGTCGTACCTGGCCGGCCTCGTCGCGCAGGACGTGCAGGACGCCCTGCTGGAGGCGTACGGGCGCTGGCCGCTGTGTCCGCTCTGCGGGCCCGACGACCCGCACGCGCTGGAGGTCGAGCCCGAGCTGGGCCCCGACCCGCACTGGGTGTGCGCGAAGGCGGTCGTCGTCATCGCACGGGTCGGTGAGCTGGGGGCGCACCCGTGACCGTCTACATCGACCCGCCGACCTGGCCGGGCCACGGACGCATGTGGTCGCACCTGGTGAGCGATGCCACGTTCGAGGAACTGCACGTCTTCGCGGCCGCGCTCGGCTGCCCGCCGCGTGCCTTCGAGCGCGACCACTACGACCTGCCGTCGCACCGCTACGCCGACGCGGTACGCGCCGGGGCCGTGGAGATCGGCTCGAAGGAACTGGTCCGCAGGATCACGCAGGCGGGCCTGCGCAGGCCGAAGGGCCGCCCGGCCGCCTGATCCGCGCGGAGCGCGGTCACCGCTCCTGCTGTTCCCGCTGCTTCGGCCGCTCCCGCGTCGGGAGCGGCGAGGACGCGACGAGGGTGCTGCCACGGCGTTGGGCGGCACCGTGCAGCCGCATCGCGGGCACGCACAGCCCGATCGCGACGGCCGCCATGGCCGCGCCCGCCCAGGCCGTCGAGGCGAAGCCGAAGCCCGCGTCGATGACCCGGCCGCCGAGCCAGGGGCCCGCGGCGTTGCCCGCGTTGAAGGCCGCCGTGGCGGTCGCCCCGGCGAGCGTCGGAGCGGCGGAGGCGACGTTGAACATACGGGCGTTGAGGGCCGGGGCCGTGTAGAAGGCGGAGAAGCCGAGCAGGAACGTCAGCACGATGGCGGTCACCGCGGAGGACGCCGTCAGCGCCAGCGCGGCCAGCAGCAGCGTCGAGGCGATGACGCCGCTCAACTGCACGCCGAAGAGGTGTGCGTCCGCGTACCGGCCGCCGACTGTGGTGCCGACGAGGGCGCCGAGGCCGAACAGCGCGAGCACGCCAGGCACCCACCCGTTCGCCACTCCCGACACGTCCGTCAGCAGGGGCGCCATGTAGGAGAAGGTGCAGAAGACGGCACCGCCCGCGAGCGCGGTGATCGCGACGGCGAGCCACACCTGGCGGTCCCGGTAGACGGTCAGTTCGCGCCTCAGGTCCGGCTTGCGTTCGGGCGCCGGGATCCGGCGGATCAGCGTGACGACCCCGACGAGGGCGATCGCGGAGGCGACCCCCACGGCCCAGAAGGCGGCGCGCCAGCCGAGGCTGTCCCCGAGGAACGCGCCGGCGGGTACACCCAGCACGTTCGCGATGGAGAGCCCGCCGATCATCACGGCCATGGCGCGGGCACGTGCGTTGAGAGGGACCATCGCTATCGCGACGCCCGCGCCGACCGCCCAGAAGCCGGCGCAGGCGAGGGCGCTGAGGACACGCGAGGCGAACAGCACCCCATAAGTGGGGGCCAGCGCACCGGCGATCTGCCCCAGACCGAACACCGAGATCAGGGCGATGAGGGTGGCGCGGCGCGGCAGCCGCAGCGTGGCCACGGCCAGCAGGGGGGCGCCGACCACCATGCCGATCGCGAAGGCGGAGATCAGCAGCCCGGCGGTCGGGATGGAGACGTCCATGTCGCGGGCGATCGGCGGCAGGAGCCCGGACAGCATGAACTCGCTGGTTCCGAGCGCGAAGACGGACAGTCCCAATATGTAGACGGCGAGCGGCATGCGGTCACGTCGACCCGTTGTCTGAGGCATGTCACGGTCAACGACGGCCGGACTTCGGGGCATTCCCGCCGCATCCTCCCCCTTCATCCGGCGTCGAGGAGGCGCAGTTCCGCGGTGAGGTTGCGGCGCGCCGTCGCCTCCCACTCCCGCTCGCCGTGCGGGGTGCGGAACAGGCGGGGCAGGGAGAGCAGTTGGCGCAGCACGTCGGAGCGGCCCGCGCGGAACAGGTCGTCGGGCACGAACCCGTACTCCTCGCGGACCTGGGCCGCGTAGGCGGCGTACGCCGTGGGGGTGGAGGCGAGGATCGCGAGATCCGCGTCGCACAGGACGGCACCGTTCGTGTCGCCGGGCTCCGGCGCGTGGGTGGTGGTGAGCCGGACCAGGCGGGCGACCTCGGCGGCGGCGCCGGCGGGGACACCGGCCTGCGACAGGGCGCGTTCGGCCAGGGCGGCGGAGCGCTCCTCGTTCTCGCTGCGGTCCGGCCGGTAGACGGCGTCGTGGAACCAGGCGGCGAGCCGCACGGCATCGGGGTCGGCGGCGAGTTCGCGCAGGGTGTCGATGTGGTCGAGCACGGCGGCGAGGTGCCGGGTCGTGTGGTAGCGGCGCTGCGGCTCGGACCACCGTGTCAGCAGTTCCTCGGCGTACGGGGCCGGGTCGGTGTCCGGCGCGCCCGCGGCGCGCAGGGCGGCGGCGAAACGGGCCCGCAGCGCGACCGGGTCCGGCGCGGAGGCCGCCCGTGATCCGCCGGGCTCGGGTTCATCCACAGGGTGGGCCATGGGTACGACAATACGGTCGGGGTTGTGGACAACGCGCGGCGCGGCGGTGGCCGCCGCGCCTACGGTTTTCCGCATGACGAACCAGCCTGGTCACAGCCCCTTGAAGCCCCGCAGCCGCAGGGAGTTCCCCACGACGAAAACGGAGGAGAAGGCCATCGCCGCGCCCGCGATCATCGGGTTGAGCAGCCCGGCCGCCGCGAGCGGCAGCGCGGCCACGTTGTATCCGAAAGCCCACACGAGGTTGCCCCGGATGGTGGCGAGGGTGCGGCGCGCCAGCCTGATGGCGTCGGCGGCGGCCCGCAGGTCCCCGCGCACGAGGGTCAGATCCCCCGCCTCGATCGCCGCGTCCGTGCCCGTGCCCATCGCGAGACCGAGATCGGCCTGCGCGAGTGCCGCCGCGTCGTTGACCCCGTCCCCGACCATGGCGACGGAGCGGCCCTCGGCCTGGAGCCGTTTGACCACGTCGAGCTTGTCCTCGGGCAGCACCTCGGAGATCACCTCGTCCACGCCGATCTCCGCTGCCACGCTCTCGGCGACGGCCCGGTTGTCCCCGGTGAGGAGCACGGGCCGCAGACCCAGGGCGCGCAGTCGGCGCACGGCCTCCGTACTCGTGTCCCTGATGCCGTCCGCGACGGTGAGGACGGCCCGCGCCTCGCCGTCCCAGGCGACCGCCACGGTCGTCCGGCCGGCGGCCTCCGCCTCCTGCCGGGCACGCTCCAGGTCCTCGGGGAGGTGGATCTCCCACTGGGCGAGCAGCTTCGGCCGCCCGGCGAGTACCGCGTGCCCCTCGACGACGCCCTGGACGCCGAGTCCTGGCACATTGACGAAGTCCTGCGGCGCCGGCAGCGCTCCCGCGCGCCTGGCGGCTTCCGCGACGGCCCGAGCGACGGGATGTTCCGACGCGTGCTCCAGCGCGCCCGCCAGCCGCAGGACGTCGGCCTCCGGGACACCGGCGGCGAGGTGCACGTCCCGCAGCTCCATCCGCCCGGTGGTGACGGTTCCCGTCTTGTCGAGCACGATCGTGTCGACCCGCCGGGTCGTCTCCAGCACCTCGGGCCCCTTGATCAGGATGCCGAGCTGCGCGCCCCGGCCGGTACCCACCAGCAGGGCGGTCGGGGTGGCGAGGCCCAGGGCGCACGGGCAGGCGATGATCAGCACGGCCACGGCGGCGGTGAACGCGGCCGCCGCTCCGCCGCCGACGGCCAGCCAGAC
Encoded proteins:
- a CDS encoding lysylphosphatidylglycerol synthase transmembrane domain-containing protein, yielding MLVPDLPVSAFRRLRERAPRWLSPRQVLCCVPIVVIGYWMFAHWPLIAGGARQLLTANVYWLLAAVGATALGWVAVSLARQGTVLEPLPAGRLFATQFAAGAANHLLPAGLGAGAVNLRFLRKCGLPLGRSSAALALYLLCESVGRCLLLLVLLAAFPDALDLGALHLGQRLPAGLLLPVVLGAAGLVGVLCLVLVLLPSLRRVIRTFLATAFTDIRSLHARPSRALALWCGSLGFPALQAAGLVTVALALRVPVPVLHVAIAYLAASVAAALVPMPGGLGSVDAALVVALVTTGASVPVATSAVLGFRIITVWLPLVPAALTLGALVRRRVV
- a CDS encoding PTS transporter subunit EIIC, with protein sequence MATDKNRATAEAILPLIGGAANVTSVAHCMTRLRLGLRDRSLVQDEALKALPAVLGVVEDDTYQIVLGPGAVARVTPEFESLIAGDTEAATPAATTAAPSAEPGAAAPGAADVPGGAAPSADQLAAQGAQMRAARKAKNATPFKLFLRRVANIFVPLIPALIGCGIISGLNGLLTNLHWLPSVVPALAALASGFMSLIAVFVGYNTAKEFGGTAVLGGAVAAITVFPGVTNVDAFGQKLAPGQGGVLGALGAALLAVAVEKWCRRWVPEALDVLLTPTLTVLVAGLVTLYGLMYAAGEVATGIGDFATWLLANGGAAAGFVLGGLFLPLVMLGLHQALIPIHTTLIQQQGYTVLLPILAMAGAGQVGAAMAVYLRLPRNASIRRTIRSALPAGFLGVGEPLIYGVSLPLGRPFITACVGGAFGGGVVGLFNQLGDAVGSTAIGPSGWALFPLLRGNHGLGVMISVYAAGLVVGYLVGFVATYYFGFTKSMLRDLNADQEAASAEPEAQPATGPAAATPETALRSG
- the murQ gene encoding N-acetylmuramic acid 6-phosphate etherase, which gives rise to MTSTPAPAPYGDLRAQLETLTTEAFRADLAEIDRLPTAEIARLMNGEDATVPTAIAGALPVIAQAIDAIAERAGRGGRLIYAGAGTAGRLGVLDASECPPTFNTDPGEVVGLIAGGPGAMVTSVEGAEDSKELAAADLGALRVGPDDAVVGVSASGRTPYAIGAVEHARSLGALTVGLSCNADSALAAAADHGIEVVVGAELITGSTRLKAGTAQKLVLNMISTITMIRLGKTYGNLMVDVRASNEKLRARSRRIVALATGASDAEIEAALAATDGEVKNAILTILGGVDGRTAASLLTESRGHLRAALQASRPLTG
- a CDS encoding MurR/RpiR family transcriptional regulator yields the protein MANDLKEIFSGNTPPAPAALAAKVRTLAPSMTRSMQLVAEAVAGDPAGCAALTVTGLAELTGTSEATVVRTSRLLGYPGYRDLRLALAGLAAQQQSGRSPAVTADIAVDDSIADVVAKLAYDEQQTLADTAASLDTTQLGAVISAAVTARRIDIYGVGASSLVGMDLAQKLLRIGLIAHAHTDPHLAVTNAVQLRSGDVAIAITHSGSTGDVIEPLRVAFDRGATTVAITGRPDSPVTQYADHVLTTSTARESELRPAAMSSRTSQLLVVDCLFIGVAQRTYETAAPALSASYEALAHRHSPRGTR
- a CDS encoding DUF4031 domain-containing protein, whose amino-acid sequence is MTVYIDPPTWPGHGRMWSHLVSDATFEELHVFAAALGCPPRAFERDHYDLPSHRYADAVRAGAVEIGSKELVRRITQAGLRRPKGRPAA
- a CDS encoding Cmx/CmrA family chloramphenicol efflux MFS transporter, which gives rise to MPLAVYILGLSVFALGTSEFMLSGLLPPIARDMDVSIPTAGLLISAFAIGMVVGAPLLAVATLRLPRRATLIALISVFGLGQIAGALAPTYGVLFASRVLSALACAGFWAVGAGVAIAMVPLNARARAMAVMIGGLSIANVLGVPAGAFLGDSLGWRAAFWAVGVASAIALVGVVTLIRRIPAPERKPDLRRELTVYRDRQVWLAVAITALAGGAVFCTFSYMAPLLTDVSGVANGWVPGVLALFGLGALVGTTVGGRYADAHLFGVQLSGVIASTLLLAALALTASSAVTAIVLTFLLGFSAFYTAPALNARMFNVASAAPTLAGATATAAFNAGNAAGPWLGGRVIDAGFGFASTAWAGAAMAAVAIGLCVPAMRLHGAAQRRGSTLVASSPLPTRERPKQREQQER
- a CDS encoding HD domain-containing protein, with the translated sequence MAHPVDEPEPGGSRAASAPDPVALRARFAAALRAAGAPDTDPAPYAEELLTRWSEPQRRYHTTRHLAAVLDHIDTLRELAADPDAVRLAAWFHDAVYRPDRSENEERSAALAERALSQAGVPAGAAAEVARLVRLTTTHAPEPGDTNGAVLCDADLAILASTPTAYAAYAAQVREEYGFVPDDLFRAGRSDVLRQLLSLPRLFRTPHGEREWEATARRNLTAELRLLDAG